The Plasmodium cynomolgi strain B DNA, chromosome 13, whole genome shotgun sequence DNA segment aCTTATCATGCGggtcagaaaaaaagatgtgAAATACATTGACACAATCAAGGATTTGACAAACTCCGAATTAAACATAGAATGCCAAAAGTTagaaaatgaggaagatATGGAGGAATGTACTGATATGATATCAGCTCTCAACACGTCGTCCATATTCTGGAGGAGTGGTGTCTTAGGTTTTATGGCCAACTCGGTGGTCATCCGAGATAACTACAACAACACGTTGATGCTGCCATACATCGACTTTAGagtgaatgaaaaaattctcctccaaaatattttgtgcCATATTAACTTGTCTCCTTACTTGTATAAGCTCTTCGAATTGACCCAcattgataaaaaaggaatcagTTTTAAGAAAGGACTAAAGAATAGCGTGCCACATATTCAGTGCTTGTTATCTTACGGATTTAGCATTTACTTCGATCTGCATCATAACAACAAGCTGGATAATTATTACGGgttccaaatggggggagtaGAATCTTTCGACATAACCCAAGTACATTCCTTCCAAAATTTACATGAACAACATTTTGTGGAGTTCTTTCTTTACAATTCTGATGGCACACATGTGTTTGTGAAGAATGTATATAGAGACATGACTGTTTCCACTCTCATCAATGAGCTGTCCAAGGCGAGACATCACATCCATGGCGTGAAGTACAGCGAGGTGTCCTCGTTTTATAAGCTCATATACATCCTGGACGAAAAGGACGTATTCGAAATCAAGCCAGACGCGTCCATTGAAGATGTTTATGACATTGTGCTGAGGTACTCTAAGTCGAATTTTGTCCTCAAAGTGGTGAAGAAGGACGGCCAGCGGGGCAGCGGTGATCGTGGTGATAGCGCAGATCGTGGTAATAGCGCAGATCGTGGTAATAGCGCAGACCGTGGTAATAGCGCAGATCGTGGTAATAGCGCTGATCGCGGTAATAGCGCAGATCGCGGTGATAGCGCAGATCGTGGCAGCAGCCTCGCGGATAGCGACATGCCCGAGATGTACCTCAGCTCGTACCCCGCCATCATCGACCTGAGCCAAAACAACTTCCAAGTCGTCATGTACCTACAGCTAAAGCCACTGGAAAACAACAACCTCTTCAGAGACCCAACCGTCccaaaaattattatcaaCAATGTCCCTTCCAGCACCTTTATTGTTTCCATCAAGGAGTACCTCCTCATCTTATTTAAGGACTATTTTGAACGACAAGAACTTTCTCAAAATTTCCACACCAAATTTTACGAATTTGAAATCAACCTAGTAATCGTCAGCTCCAATCCCGTCACCAAAAAGATACAAGAACTGAACGCGAATATTCTGAGCAACCTCACCGTGTCCAACTTTTACAGCGTCTACTACAACGCCGGTTTGGTTCTACAGCTAGACAagatcaaaattttcaagcCCAACTTTTACAACGACTTTATTAACCACTTTTCCTCCGTCGTCATCGACTTTTCTTACCAGTCTCTCCAGAAGAGCTGATTCAGTGGGTGTCAAAAAAGGTGCACTCGAGGGAAGCGCGCTGTAATTTTACACGAATATGCgcatcccccccctcctccaaaCGGTGCCTTTGTACGAGCACCTTTTTAAGAGCTCCCCCATATCAACCGTTACGCTTCTGTAATTTTGTGGAACCCCGCGAAATATCACCGCATGGGAGGAATCGCCTAGCGAGCGGGGCTACTCCACACACGTGAGAGACATCCAAAGAGCCGCTTCTCCTAGGATAGTGATTCCTGAAGAAGTGACGGAGGGGTGGAAAACTCCTCACACACGACATgctaaaaacaaaaaataaacacctTTTAAAATGCCACTTtaacaccattttttttttttttaataaacacATTTCGCACAATTTGGGGAAAACATCCCCGCACTGCATCCACACTGGGGGCAAATTATTCGGCGGGTTTTCCGCCTCCCCCTCGTCCACAAAAAATTGAGGGGATAAAAAAGCGTTGGCATGTTGGTACTTAGTATGTTGGCAGTTGGTATGTTGGCAGCTGATATGTTGGCAGTTGGTATGTTGACAGTTGGTATGTTGGCACGCTTACATTGGCATTGGCGTGTGTCCCTCCAAACAGCGCTGCAAAACCGCCAAACCGTTCGAGGGCAAATAAGCGTGCGTTTCTCGCTCCGTGCAGACAGTGGGAATGACAATGTAAAGGTTTCCAACCTGCACATGCTGTTTCGAAACAAAattggcgaaaaaaaaaaattttttaagtggagaaaaatgcgTGAACTTCTTCTGCACGACAAANNNNNNNNNNNNNNNNNNNNNNNNNNNNNNNNNNNNNNNNGCCAATCGTTGTAGCACATACCAATGTATGACATTCCacatttcacctttttaacataaaaaaaaaaaaaaaaaatataactcgAAACAAAACTGCAGGATACAGCACTCAGGATTATAGGGGTCTGCTCCACTTTCGGAGACTTAAAATTGCCTTTGCGCAGAAAGACCattgcaaaaaggaaattaaaaaaaacgtgtatGCGAACGTATGCATTTATATGCATGCCCAGCGCAAGCGCAGCTGCATCGCCAAGTCGGAAGTGTGACTCCTCTCGCCAACAGATAATAGCAGTTTTCTACGTCGGCAAGGGAAACCGCCCTCCTTGGCGTGACACAACTTTTTTCTCGCAGCGAGTCAGTAGATTGGTCGACCATCCGATTGATCAACGGGGGGAGCAGTCCACAGGGTGAACAGTCCACTCGGTTAATAATCAACCGGTATAACAGCCAAACAGCCGAGCAGCAAAACAGCCGAACagcaaaacggcaaaacTGCCAAACCCCCCCTCTGGCCgcacaaatttgaagaagtcTTCCCAGCCAAATGATTACATAACAgttcacaaaataaatacgaaaaaggaaagaaaaaaatcttcaaagTTCTTTtggccccccctttttttttcacaatcaTCTTATTAACTATggtaaaaattgaaacattAATACGTGCAAGCAAGATGTATTatacaaaattgcaaaaaaaaaaaaaaaaaaaaaggtagaaggaaaaaattgtctttATTCTCCTTTCTGCAGTGGAGTTTTaccaattttaataatttcctGGGAAGAGACTTTTTAAACATATCCGAACCGTTCACGGAAGAATACACTTGCTATCCTGTGTCATTTATTGGGAAAGATGACatggaaaatggaaacaaaagtAAAGGCCATTTTGTGCTGATCGTGCTTACCCAGCAGTGCTAACAGATGGACATTGTCAGCTCAAACCCACTTCGTCAGGCACAGCACATTTGCATGCATGATAAACGAATTGGGTGAACCGCCTTAAACGGATTATACTACATGTTGAAAATGATTAACTGTGTGAGGGGCATGTTTAATTTCTCCGCCATGTCGTGCCACTCCTACACATTCGAGTAATTCATCTTCCCTTTCGTTTCGCTACCCCAAGTTATACTTCCACAGACTGCTCTAAATGCCCTAGCTAGGAGGCACATTTCATGGCCAATGCTGTTCGAAGTTTCTAACCCCTACACGGTAAGAGTCGTTTTTTCCTCAAGGGGTTTCCATCAAATGAAGCCAATTGAATGATGACCCCAAATGTAACAGAAGAAAGCTCCCTTGGACACACCTGTTTTGAGAGTTACTCACGGACAAccaaaaattttctgttCCAAATTGCATTATACAGGAGAAGCGCACACACAGTGGGGTTCTGGAGTTTATTTCAGACGAGGGGACGTGCCACATGCCATACTGGGTAAGGGGCGGTGGACTGGCGCGATGATAGGGCAGCAGTCGCCAAGCGAAAACGACGCGCACGCGAATGTGCAAATTTAATAGAGCACACATGAATGGTGTACCTATGCAAGATGCGTGTAAACGGCATCTCTTCCGTGCCCTTCCTTCGCAGATGATGCAGCAGCTATGCCTGAAGGAAGGAGACATCGTGAGAGTCACCAGCGTTAGCCTACCCAAAGGCACATTTGTTAAACTGAAGCCATGCTCGACGGATTTTATGGAACTCTCCAACCACAGAGCTGTGTACAGTTACATGGGTTCAGGGCTAAGGGGGTacctcctctccccccctggTCAACATGCAAATGTGTGTGTTGCTACATTTATAGCATCCGTTTGTGCATGATTTATTAGGCTGAAATGTGCAAAACggtttccttcttttttttttttttttttgtctccatTCAGCCTTGAAACGGCCCTGCGGAATTACGCCACCCTGACCATTGGCGACAATATTGTAATTCACTACTTGGGAAAGACATACGAGATAAAGATTGTggtacagttttttttttttttttttggagcagCTCGGAATGGCCCAAGCGTGTGGGGGTCGACGGACCGGTTTTTAGCAACCCATCCCATGCGTCGCATCTACATATACACAACAATTTTTACGCACCCTTTCCTCGGCACACAGGACTTGAAACCCGCCTTCGCTTGCACTATTATCGAAACGGACGTCGAGGTTGAATTTGAGGAGCCAGTGGACTATAACAAAAGTAATCACACTTGCACGCACCAACgtttgcatttatttctGCATCCATTTTAAGGTAGCTAGCGCTACATACTTCGAATTGCACTCACATCACAGGTGTGCAATATGTAGAGGAGCCCGTGTCCGTGGAAGAAAGCgtaagtggaaaaaaataaataaaaataaaaataaataaactaTGAAGGGGAGTCACGCCACTGCTAAGTGGACTCCATTTAGCATTAAAGGGATCTCCATACGGCCGTTTCGCGTGGCATTTGAGGTCACCCCCCCCTTTACTGCGTATGTACCTGTGCAAACATCACAAATGGGCTCTTAACTCGTTTTAGAAATTCAAAGGAAAGGGACAAAGGACGGATGGAAAAGTCTGTAAAACCAGTAAGAAGGATAAAGTCAAGCAGAAGCCTGTTGAAAATATGGAGCCGTGGAAGGATAAGCTAGTTGGAGGAGTCAGGGTAATCCTTCAAACGACCGTTCAATAATACTTCTTTTTAAGTAAATGCGATCCATATATAATAAGTGAAGTGTTAAAATATGATGCCAAATGACCCCTTTTTTAGACCAAGTGTGCCGAGTATGAAAATCTGCTAAGGAAGGGTCGTATCCCTGGAATAATCGGAAAATTTCAAGAACGAAAAAACTAAGAACAATCAAGGGGAGTATCCTTTTCTATACGTTTTGGCGCCTATCCTGATTTGCCTCCATTTGCTTACCACGCTGAATGGAGTTTCTTCCCTTCACATGCCATAATTCGAATTCGTGTAAATTTGTGTACTTcccttaaatttttttttttttttttaacgtcaCCTCTGCGTAtgcacaaatattttttgttaaaatgtgttttatGTATGCAAAACAACctgcaacaaaaaaaaaaaaatgcgaaaggggaaaaactaCCCAAAACGAcccgaaaaatgaaaagccatttcggaaaaaagaaaaaaaatttttaagtcACCTCATCCAATGTGCAGAGCGAAAACAATTGCTTTAAAACTTCtcgcaaaaaatatagagagaaaaaaattccactgGCGTTATCGCGGTGTATCCATTAAGGTATGCGTTAACTGTAAACATTTGTGTGATCAGTTTTGGAAGAGTAGAACGCACGTGATAATGATAGCTTAACGCGAGCAGCGCTATTTGGAAtcaaggaagaaaaagaaaataataaaataaaataaagtaaccTTTGCGACCCGCACTGAACGCGAAAGGGGATCCCCTACTCATCATCAGCAAGTCGTGAGAAGAACTAAATTGCATGAGGGAACGAGCATTAGAACAAGCGATGAAGTGACTGAACAGGCGAAGTGACGGCATTTCGCACCAACCGTTAAGGAAGCAAAAACGGAAGAACACGGTTAAACACCCCCATCATCCTCAACGAGCGATTTCGTAACTAGCGATTTCCCAACGAGCGATTTCTCAACGAGCGATTTCTCAACGAGCTATTTCGCAACGAGCGATTTCTCAACACGCTGTACGCATCACCTCACGAAGCGACCAGTCCAAACTTGTGTGCAACCCCCCAAAGCATCGTATCGCATCGTATCACATCGTATCGTATCTGAGTGGACCGCCATTTCCAGTAGACCAACCAGTTATAcaccaaaataaaataaggcAACCGtttaaaatgaagaaaaaatgtgaagagatAAAATTAAACTACTACACGTGCTTGAATAGCAGCAAGAGGAACCCGGATAAGTGTAGGGATGTGGAATCTGAACTCAGGGAATGCTCCAAAACGTAAgcacgcaaaaataaatatatgcacatatgttcatacatatatgtatatttatgtacacggGGCGGTTTTCTCTTTTGGACCAAGTTCAAGAGTAGAAGACCTCTTGAGCGTTTTCCGTAAAGGGAcgaggaaaattaaaaaagagagagagagggggAGGCGTTGAGAGAGGGAAAAGGCGATAGAGGGGCGGCTAGAGAGAAAAGGCGATAGAGGGGTGGCTAGAGAGAAAAGGCGAGGACACACGTTGCCCTCCCCATTCGTGAAAACTGGCTTCCTAAACGTAATGAACAGGTCAAGTTGTACCCCCCCATCTTATGCACATATCATCTCGCCAAGTGTGCCAACCTACCTCCAACGATCACTCATCACGCTTCTCTTCGTTACGTCCACCACAGGACAGGGGAGTCCTACTGCATAGACGAGATTAACAACCTTATGGATTGCTCCAGGTATTTTTACGCTCCCCACAGAATGGGATCTgtacaaatggggagaacCCATAATCTGACAACCGCATGACGCGTAATAGAATTTTCCGAACGAACATTTCGTATGTTCCACCCCGAAATGCAAAACGGGACATATTACAGCACATAGCTATTGATTCGTTTTGTTGTCCCTCAATTTATTAGGACCCCCGATCCCACAGCT contains these protein-coding regions:
- a CDS encoding ubiquitin fusion degradation protein (putative), which codes for IQNCKKKKKKKGRRKKLSLFSFLQWSFTNFNNFLGRDFLNISEPFTEEYTCYPVSFIGKDDMENGNKIILPQTALNALARRHISWPMLFEVSNPYTEKRTHSGVLEFISDEGTCHMPYWMMQQLCLKEGDIVRVTSVSLPKGTFVKLKPCSTDFMELSNHRAVYSYMGSGLRGLETALRNYATLTIGDNIVIHYLGKTYEIKIVDLKPAFACTIIETDVEVEFEEPVDYNKSVQYVEEPVSVEESKFKGKGQRTDGKVCKTSKKDKVKQKPVENMEPWKDKLVGGVRVILQTTVQ